One segment of Streptomyces sp. YIM 121038 DNA contains the following:
- a CDS encoding prephenate dehydrogenase — protein MRTALVIGTGLIGTSAALALARRGVAVHLADHDTEQARTAAALGAGTAAEPEGPVDLCVVAVPPAHVAATLADAMRRGRARGYLDVASVKGGPRRELESLGLDLTPYIGTHPMSGRERSGPLAASADLFEGRPWVLTPTRDTDTEVLNLALELVAQCRAVPVVMDADAHDRAVALVSHMPHLVSSMVAARLENAEESAVRLCGQGIRDVTRIAASDPRMWIDILSANPGPVADLLADVAADLQETVAALRGLASADEGKRHEGAAGVAGVLRRGNAGQARVPGKHGSAPSAYEVVAVLINDQPGQLARIFADAERAGVNVEDVRIEHATGQQAGLVQLMVEPAAAAPLAAALRERGWSLRP, from the coding sequence GTGAGAACAGCCCTCGTCATCGGCACCGGCCTGATCGGCACCTCCGCCGCCCTGGCCCTGGCCCGCCGCGGCGTCGCCGTCCACCTCGCCGACCACGACACCGAGCAGGCCCGCACGGCCGCCGCGCTCGGCGCCGGGACCGCGGCGGAGCCCGAGGGCCCCGTCGACCTGTGCGTGGTCGCGGTGCCGCCCGCGCACGTCGCCGCCACCCTGGCCGACGCCATGCGCCGCGGCCGCGCCCGCGGCTATCTGGACGTGGCGAGCGTCAAGGGCGGCCCGCGCCGCGAGCTGGAGTCGCTCGGCCTCGACCTGACGCCGTACATCGGCACGCACCCCATGTCGGGGCGCGAGCGCAGCGGCCCCCTGGCCGCGTCCGCCGACCTCTTCGAGGGCCGCCCCTGGGTGCTCACGCCCACCCGGGACACCGACACCGAGGTGCTGAACCTCGCCCTGGAGCTGGTGGCCCAGTGCCGGGCCGTGCCCGTCGTCATGGACGCCGACGCCCACGACCGGGCCGTCGCCCTCGTCTCGCACATGCCGCACCTGGTCTCCAGCATGGTCGCGGCCCGCCTGGAGAACGCCGAGGAGTCGGCGGTCCGGCTGTGCGGCCAGGGCATCCGCGACGTCACGCGCATCGCCGCGTCCGACCCGCGGATGTGGATCGACATCCTCTCCGCCAACCCGGGGCCGGTCGCCGACCTGCTCGCCGACGTCGCCGCCGACCTCCAGGAGACCGTCGCCGCGCTGCGGGGCCTGGCCTCGGCCGACGAGGGCAAGCGGCACGAGGGCGCCGCGGGGGTCGCGGGCGTGCTGCGGCGCGGCAACGCGGGCCAGGCCCGGGTGCCCGGCAAGCACGGCTCCGCCCCGTCCGCGTACGAGGTCGTGGCCGTGCTCATCAACGACCAGCCCGGACAGTTGGCCCGCATCTTCGCCGACGCCGAGCGCGCCGGGGTCAACGTCGAGGACGTCCGCATCGAGCACGCCACCGGCCAGCAGGCCGGTCTGGTCCAGCTCATGGTGGAGCCCGCGGCGGCGGCCCCGCTGGCCGCGGCGCTGCGGGAGCGGGGCTGGTCGCTGCGGCCGTGA
- a CDS encoding Rieske (2Fe-2S) protein, giving the protein MSGGGPAAGPTRRTALLAGAAAALTACDKYGDEGAEPDPPKSTPASSGPSGGKPSEAPPLAEKSEIPVGGGKVFEKEKVVVTQPEEGDFKAFSAVCTHQGCTVRDVSGGTINCPCHGSKYRVADASVADGPAPRPLAPRSIEVTGNAIRLT; this is encoded by the coding sequence GTGAGCGGCGGCGGGCCCGCGGCGGGCCCCACGCGGCGCACGGCCCTGCTGGCGGGCGCGGCCGCGGCCCTGACCGCCTGCGACAAGTACGGCGATGAGGGCGCGGAGCCGGACCCGCCGAAGTCCACGCCCGCGTCCTCCGGGCCCTCGGGCGGGAAGCCGTCCGAGGCGCCGCCCCTGGCCGAGAAGTCCGAGATCCCGGTCGGCGGCGGCAAGGTCTTCGAGAAGGAGAAGGTGGTGGTCACCCAGCCCGAGGAGGGGGACTTCAAGGCGTTCTCCGCGGTCTGCACGCACCAGGGCTGCACGGTCCGCGACGTGTCCGGCGGCACGATCAACTGCCCCTGCCACGGCAGCAAGTACCGGGTGGCGGACGCCTCGGTGGCGGACGGCCCGGCGCCGCGCCCGCTGGCCCCACGCTCCATCGAGGTCACGGGAAACGCGATCAGGCTCACCTGA
- a CDS encoding nucleotidyltransferase domain-containing protein, whose amino-acid sequence MDNPQDLVRDHTIYACVMGSRAFGLATDDSDTDRRGVFLAPTPLYWRFEKPPTHVEGPADEQFSWELERFCALALRANPNILECLHSPLVEHLTDTGRELLALRGAFLSRRAHETFAAYALSQRKKLDADVRTFPQALGSARAGETPFAPRWKHAMHLLRLLTSCRDLLRTGELRIDVGDLREPLLAVKRGEVPWPEVESRMTRLAAECDAATARTPLPPEPDHRRVEDFLYRARRASAAQAHADDEVVQGVVGGVRARQG is encoded by the coding sequence ATGGACAACCCCCAGGACCTGGTCCGCGACCACACGATCTACGCCTGTGTCATGGGGTCGCGCGCCTTCGGCCTGGCCACGGACGACAGCGACACCGACCGCAGGGGCGTCTTCCTCGCGCCGACCCCGCTGTACTGGCGCTTCGAGAAGCCGCCCACGCACGTGGAGGGACCGGCGGACGAGCAGTTCAGCTGGGAACTGGAGCGCTTCTGCGCCCTCGCGCTGCGCGCCAACCCGAACATCCTGGAGTGCCTGCACTCCCCCCTCGTCGAGCACCTCACGGACACCGGCCGCGAGCTGCTCGCGCTGCGCGGGGCGTTCCTGTCCCGCCGCGCGCACGAGACCTTCGCCGCGTACGCCCTCAGCCAGCGCAAGAAGCTCGACGCGGACGTCCGCACCTTTCCCCAAGCTCTCGGCTCCGCTCGAGCAGGGGAGACCCCATTCGCCCCGCGCTGGAAGCACGCCATGCACCTGCTGCGGCTGCTGACGAGCTGCCGCGACCTGCTGCGCACCGGCGAGCTGCGGATCGACGTGGGCGACCTGCGCGAGCCCCTGCTCGCGGTCAAGCGCGGCGAGGTGCCCTGGCCCGAGGTGGAGTCCCGGATGACCCGCCTCGCGGCGGAGTGCGACGCGGCGACCGCCCGCACCCCGCTTCCCCCGGAGCCGGACCACCGCCGCGTCGAGGACTTCCTGTACCGCGCCCGCCGGGCGTCAGCCGCCCAGGCGCACGCGGACGACGAGGTCGTGCAGGGCGTCGTGGGCGGTGTGCGCGCCCGGCAGGGCTGA
- a CDS encoding pseudouridine synthase encodes MRSSSGRNSSGNNGGSRGGNSGGRGSSGGRPGGGGRGGSGGRPTGGGRGSSSGGGGRGDHRGAGGGRDDRQGSGRPSKPRPEERRYDVGPAASQDGPKSGRGASARGGAKGGPKRSQDQRGAGRGRPAPSYSREYETRAEERNRERYAGKKDVKLPKTFPGAEQEGERLQKVLARAGYGSRRACEELIEQARVEVNGEIVLEQGLRVEPEKDEIKVDGLTVATQSYQFFALNKPAGVVSTMEDNEGRQCLGDYTNNRETRLFHVGRLDTETEGVILLTNHGELAHRLTHPKYGVKKVYLAHIVGPIPRDLGKQLKDGIQLEDGYARADHFRVVEQTGKNYLVEVTLHEGRKHIVRRMLAEAGFPVDKLVRVAFGPITLGDQKSGWLRRLSNTEVGMLMKEVDL; translated from the coding sequence ATGCGAAGCAGCAGCGGCAGGAACAGCAGCGGAAACAACGGCGGGAGCCGTGGTGGCAACAGCGGCGGCCGCGGCAGCAGCGGCGGGCGCCCCGGCGGTGGCGGCCGGGGCGGCAGCGGCGGGCGCCCCACCGGCGGTGGCCGCGGCAGCAGCAGCGGTGGCGGTGGCCGCGGCGACCACCGGGGTGCCGGTGGCGGTCGCGACGACCGGCAGGGCAGCGGCCGCCCCAGCAAGCCCCGCCCCGAGGAGCGCCGCTACGACGTGGGCCCGGCCGCCTCGCAGGACGGCCCGAAGTCGGGCCGCGGCGCCTCGGCGCGCGGCGGCGCCAAGGGCGGCCCCAAGCGCTCCCAGGACCAGCGCGGCGCCGGTCGCGGCCGCCCGGCGCCCTCGTACTCCCGCGAGTACGAGACGCGCGCTGAGGAGCGCAACCGCGAGCGGTACGCGGGCAAGAAGGACGTCAAGCTCCCCAAGACCTTCCCGGGCGCCGAGCAGGAGGGCGAGCGTCTGCAGAAGGTCCTGGCCCGCGCGGGCTACGGCTCCCGGCGCGCCTGCGAGGAGCTGATCGAGCAGGCCCGCGTCGAGGTCAACGGCGAGATCGTCCTGGAGCAGGGCCTGCGCGTGGAGCCCGAGAAGGACGAGATCAAGGTCGACGGCCTGACCGTGGCCACGCAGTCGTACCAGTTCTTCGCGCTGAACAAGCCCGCCGGTGTCGTCTCCACCATGGAGGACAACGAGGGGCGCCAGTGCCTGGGCGACTACACGAACAACCGCGAGACGCGGCTGTTCCACGTGGGGCGGCTCGACACCGAGACCGAGGGCGTCATCCTGCTCACCAACCACGGTGAACTGGCCCACCGCCTGACCCACCCCAAGTACGGCGTGAAGAAGGTCTACCTCGCGCACATCGTCGGCCCGATCCCGCGAGACCTGGGCAAGCAGCTCAAGGACGGCATCCAGCTGGAGGACGGCTACGCGCGCGCGGACCACTTCCGCGTCGTCGAGCAGACCGGCAAGAACTACCTGGTCGAGGTCACCCTGCACGAGGGCCGCAAGCACATCGTGCGCCGCATGCTCGCCGAGGCCGGGTTCCCCGTCGACAAGCTGGTGCGGGTCGCCTTCGGCCCGATCACGCTCGGCGACCAGAAGTCGGGCTGGCTGCGCCGCCTGTCCAACACCGAGGTCGGCATGCTGATGAAGGAAGTCGACCTCTAG
- a CDS encoding ParA family protein, with protein sequence MSGRGQGPVGLEAVGSVAVRTFEARQSPTPSAPQSMDGQHVNAMAGDRSGDNTTPTPLADYEELPQGHFYDPDAEYEPDPEYAATLAPDAARQRRERIGPTGRPLPYFPIPGPLTDHGPAKIIAMCNQKGGVGKTTSTINLGAALAEYGRRVLLVDFDPQGALSVGLGVNPMELDLTVYNLLMERGMSADEVLLKTAVPNMDLLPSNIDLSAAEVQLVSEVARESTLQRALKPLMADYDYIVIDCQPSLGLLTVNALTAAHKVIVPLECEFFALRGVALLTETIEKVQERLNPDLELDGILATMYDSRTVHSREVLARVVEAFDDHVYHTVIGRTVRFPETTVAGEPITTYASNSVGAAAYRQLAREVLARCHAE encoded by the coding sequence ATGTCTGGACGGGGCCAGGGCCCCGTCGGGCTCGAGGCTGTCGGCTCCGTCGCTGTCCGCACCTTCGAAGCCCGCCAGAGTCCGACACCGTCAGCACCCCAGAGCATGGATGGCCAACACGTGAACGCCATGGCCGGCGACCGGAGTGGCGACAACACCACCCCTACCCCCCTCGCCGACTACGAGGAACTGCCCCAGGGTCACTTCTACGACCCCGACGCGGAGTACGAGCCCGACCCCGAGTACGCGGCCACGCTCGCCCCCGACGCCGCGCGCCAGCGCCGCGAGCGCATCGGCCCGACCGGGCGTCCGCTGCCGTACTTCCCGATCCCGGGACCCCTGACCGACCACGGCCCCGCGAAGATCATCGCGATGTGCAACCAGAAGGGCGGCGTCGGCAAGACCACGTCGACCATCAACCTGGGTGCCGCGCTCGCGGAGTACGGACGCCGGGTCCTGCTCGTCGACTTCGACCCGCAGGGCGCGCTCTCGGTCGGCCTCGGCGTGAACCCGATGGAGCTCGACCTCACGGTCTACAACCTGCTCATGGAGCGGGGCATGTCCGCCGACGAGGTGCTCCTGAAGACCGCGGTCCCCAACATGGACCTGCTGCCGAGCAACATCGACCTGTCCGCCGCCGAGGTGCAGCTCGTCAGCGAGGTCGCGCGCGAGTCCACGCTGCAGCGCGCCCTGAAGCCGCTCATGGCCGACTACGACTACATCGTGATCGACTGTCAGCCCTCGCTCGGCCTGCTCACGGTCAACGCGCTCACCGCGGCGCACAAGGTCATCGTGCCGCTGGAGTGCGAGTTCTTCGCGCTGCGCGGTGTGGCGCTGCTCACCGAGACCATCGAGAAGGTCCAGGAGCGGCTCAACCCCGACCTGGAGCTCGACGGCATCCTCGCGACGATGTACGACTCGCGCACGGTGCACAGCCGCGAGGTCCTCGCGCGCGTGGTCGAGGCGTTCGACGACCACGTCTACCACACGGTGATCGGCCGGACGGTGCGCTTCCCGGAGACCACGGTCGCCGGTGAGCCGATCACGACGTACGCCTCGAACTCGGTCGGTGCGGCCGCCTATCGCCAGCTCGCCAGGGAGGTGCTCGCCCGGTGTCACGCCGAGTGA
- the cmk gene encoding (d)CMP kinase, producing the protein MENSAAAGTVIVAIDGPSGTGKSSTSKAVAAQLGLSYLDTGAQYRAITWWMVSNGIDLTDPGAIAAAAGKPEIVSGTDPAAPTITVDGTDVAGPIRTQEVTSKVSAVSAVPDVRTRITELQRSIALGAAKGIVVEGRDIGTTVLPDADLKIFLTASPEARAARRSGELKGADVNATREALIKRDAADSSRKTSPLAKADDAVEVDTTELSLQQVIECVVTLVEEKRAGK; encoded by the coding sequence CTGGAAAACAGCGCTGCCGCAGGCACCGTGATCGTCGCCATCGACGGGCCGTCCGGCACGGGCAAGTCCAGCACGTCCAAGGCCGTCGCCGCGCAGCTCGGCCTGAGCTACCTGGACACCGGCGCCCAGTACCGGGCGATCACGTGGTGGATGGTCAGCAACGGCATCGACCTCACCGACCCCGGCGCGATCGCCGCCGCGGCGGGCAAGCCCGAGATCGTCTCCGGCACGGACCCGGCCGCCCCGACGATCACGGTCGACGGCACGGACGTGGCGGGCCCGATCCGCACGCAGGAGGTCACCTCCAAGGTCAGCGCCGTCAGCGCCGTCCCCGACGTGCGCACCCGGATCACCGAGCTGCAGCGCTCCATCGCCCTCGGCGCGGCGAAGGGCATCGTCGTCGAGGGCCGGGACATCGGCACCACCGTCCTCCCGGACGCCGACCTGAAGATCTTCCTCACGGCGTCCCCGGAGGCCCGTGCCGCCCGCCGCTCCGGCGAGCTCAAGGGCGCCGACGTGAACGCCACCCGCGAGGCCCTGATCAAGCGCGACGCCGCCGACTCCAGCCGCAAGACGTCGCCGCTCGCCAAGGCCGACGACGCCGTCGAGGTCGACACCACCGAGCTCTCG
- the ald gene encoding alanine dehydrogenase: MIDVKVGIPREVKNNEFRVAITPAGVHELVRHGHQVVIERNAGVGSSITDDEYVAAGAEILETADEVWASADLLLKVKEPIAEEYHRLRKDQTLFTYLHLAASKECTDALLESGTTAIAYETVELPSRALPLLAPMSEVAGRLAPQVGAYHLMRAVGGRGVLPGGVPGVAAGKAVVIGGGVSGWNAAQIAIGMGFHVTLLDRDINKLKEADKIFGTKIQTVVSNAFELEKACLEADLVIGAVLIPGAKAPKLVTNELVSRMKPGSVLVDIAIDQGGCFEDSRATTHAEPTFPVHGSVFYCVANMPGAVPNTSTYALTNATMPYIVSLANNGWVEALRRDPALALGLNTHDGKVVYKEVAEAHGYEHLELASLLG; encoded by the coding sequence GTGATCGACGTGAAGGTCGGCATCCCCCGCGAGGTCAAGAACAACGAGTTCCGGGTGGCCATCACCCCCGCCGGCGTGCACGAGCTGGTGCGCCATGGCCACCAGGTCGTCATCGAGCGCAACGCCGGTGTCGGCTCGTCGATCACGGACGACGAGTACGTCGCCGCGGGCGCCGAGATCCTCGAGACCGCCGACGAGGTCTGGGCCTCGGCCGACCTGCTCCTGAAGGTCAAGGAGCCGATCGCGGAGGAGTACCACCGCCTCCGCAAGGACCAGACGCTCTTCACCTACCTGCACCTGGCCGCCTCCAAGGAGTGCACGGACGCGCTCCTGGAGTCGGGCACCACGGCCATCGCGTACGAGACGGTGGAGCTGCCCAGCCGCGCCCTGCCGCTGCTCGCCCCGATGTCCGAGGTCGCGGGCCGTCTCGCCCCGCAGGTCGGCGCCTACCACCTGATGCGCGCGGTCGGCGGCCGCGGCGTGCTGCCCGGCGGCGTCCCGGGTGTGGCGGCGGGCAAGGCCGTCGTCATCGGCGGTGGCGTCTCCGGCTGGAACGCCGCGCAGATCGCCATCGGCATGGGCTTCCACGTCACCCTGCTCGACCGTGACATCAACAAGCTCAAGGAAGCCGACAAGATCTTCGGCACGAAGATCCAGACCGTCGTCTCCAACGCCTTCGAGCTGGAGAAGGCCTGCCTGGAGGCCGACCTCGTCATCGGCGCCGTCCTCATCCCGGGCGCCAAGGCCCCCAAGCTCGTCACCAACGAGCTGGTCTCGCGCATGAAGCCCGGAAGTGTTCTTGTCGACATCGCGATCGACCAGGGCGGCTGCTTCGAGGACTCGCGCGCGACCACGCACGCCGAGCCGACCTTCCCGGTGCACGGCTCGGTCTTCTACTGCGTGGCCAACATGCCCGGCGCGGTGCCCAACACCTCCACGTACGCGCTGACCAACGCGACGATGCCGTACATCGTGTCCCTGGCCAACAACGGCTGGGTCGAGGCCCTGCGCCGCGACCCGGCGCTGGCCCTGGGTCTCAACACGCATGACGGCAAGGTCGTTTACAAGGAGGTCGCCGAGGCCCACGGCTACGAGCACCTGGAGCTCGCCTCCCTGCTCGGCTGA
- a CDS encoding YidB family protein gives MAGNDLGGLLGGLLGGGQQGTGQSGGGANILGALLGALMSKGGGGNNPLGGLLDGLTKAGLADQAQSWVGSGENQPVSGAQVKEALPDDTLQQVAQDAGVSPEQAADEIAQQLPQVVDKLTPSGQVPTGSLEDIIRQQQL, from the coding sequence ATGGCGGGTAACGATCTGGGCGGCCTCCTGGGCGGTCTCCTCGGCGGCGGCCAGCAGGGCACGGGCCAGTCCGGGGGCGGCGCCAACATCCTCGGCGCCCTGCTCGGCGCGCTGATGAGCAAGGGCGGCGGCGGGAACAACCCGCTGGGCGGCCTCCTCGACGGGCTGACCAAGGCCGGGCTCGCCGACCAGGCCCAGTCGTGGGTCGGCTCCGGCGAGAACCAGCCGGTGTCCGGCGCGCAGGTCAAGGAGGCCCTGCCCGACGACACGCTCCAGCAGGTCGCCCAGGACGCCGGGGTCTCGCCCGAGCAGGCCGCCGACGAGATCGCGCAGCAGCTGCCGCAGGTCGTCGACAAGCTGACCCCGAGCGGACAGGTGCCGACCGGCTCCCTGGAGGACATCATCAGGCAGCAGCAGCTCTGA
- a CDS encoding DUF6529 family protein, which yields MSVDPNAPTQGAGFPAGPRREHPARYLVPAVVAAAVAVGLGAYGKAHDPEGTAFNLAGFSSTSAVKSWLATTAFGFALIQVGSALMVYGRLPGPSWSAALHRWSGRIAFLVAVPVAVHCLYALGYQTYSTRVLWHSFLGCFFFGAFSAKMLLLRSARLPGWLLPLVGGLVFAVLTLVWVTSALWFFRTVGVTT from the coding sequence GTGAGCGTCGACCCCAACGCCCCCACCCAAGGAGCCGGGTTCCCCGCGGGCCCGCGCCGTGAGCATCCCGCCCGCTATCTGGTGCCCGCCGTGGTCGCGGCGGCCGTCGCCGTGGGCCTGGGGGCGTACGGAAAGGCCCACGACCCCGAGGGCACCGCGTTCAACCTCGCGGGCTTCAGCTCCACCAGCGCCGTGAAGTCCTGGCTCGCCACCACCGCGTTCGGCTTCGCGCTGATCCAGGTCGGCTCCGCCCTCATGGTCTACGGCAGGCTGCCCGGGCCGTCCTGGTCGGCGGCGCTGCACCGCTGGTCGGGCCGGATCGCGTTCCTGGTGGCGGTGCCCGTCGCGGTGCACTGCCTCTACGCGCTCGGCTACCAGACGTACTCGACGCGCGTGCTGTGGCACTCCTTCCTCGGCTGCTTCTTCTTCGGCGCGTTCAGCGCCAAGATGCTGCTGCTCCGCTCGGCCCGGCTGCCCGGCTGGCTCCTGCCGCTGGTGGGCGGCCTGGTCTTCGCGGTGCTCACCCTGGTGTGGGTGACGTCGGCGCTGTGGTTCTTCCGTACGGTCGGGGTGACGACGTGA
- a CDS encoding segregation/condensation protein A, with amino-acid sequence MSTTSTSSTSAPPPARRRALGRGPGTEAVPSPPPAETGSEPPRPHDGPAEAAQDGPAEAPADPAPDDGRFTVRLANFEGPFDLLLQLIAKHKLDVTEVALSKVTDEFMAHIRAMGPDWDLDQTTEFLVVAATLLDLKAARLLPAAEVEDEADLALLEARDLLFARLLQYRAYKQIADIFSGRLDDEARRYPRTVGLEPHHAELLPEVVISIGAEGFARLAVKAMQPRAEPQVYVDHIHAPLVSVREQAAVVVARLRERGEMSFRGLIEELGPDDTLTVVARFLALLELYREKAVALEQEDALGELVVRWTGGEGDGEPTVTDEFDRAPEPQEEKR; translated from the coding sequence ATGTCCACCACCTCGACGAGCAGCACGTCCGCACCGCCGCCCGCCCGTCGGCGCGCCCTGGGCCGAGGGCCGGGCACGGAGGCCGTCCCGAGCCCGCCCCCTGCCGAGACCGGGAGCGAGCCCCCGCGCCCGCACGACGGGCCCGCCGAGGCCGCGCAGGACGGGCCCGCCGAGGCTCCGGCGGACCCCGCGCCCGACGACGGGCGGTTCACGGTCCGGCTCGCCAACTTCGAGGGCCCCTTCGACCTGCTCCTCCAGCTCATCGCCAAGCACAAGCTGGACGTCACCGAGGTCGCGCTCTCCAAGGTGACCGACGAGTTCATGGCGCACATCCGGGCCATGGGGCCGGACTGGGACCTGGACCAGACGACCGAGTTCCTGGTGGTCGCCGCCACCCTGCTCGATCTGAAGGCCGCGCGGCTGCTGCCCGCCGCCGAGGTCGAGGACGAGGCCGACCTGGCCCTGCTCGAAGCCCGTGACCTGCTGTTCGCGCGGCTGCTCCAGTACCGCGCGTACAAGCAGATCGCGGACATCTTCAGCGGGCGGCTCGACGACGAGGCGCGCCGCTACCCGCGGACCGTCGGGCTCGAACCGCACCACGCCGAGCTGCTGCCCGAGGTCGTCATCAGCATCGGCGCCGAGGGGTTCGCCAGGCTCGCCGTCAAGGCGATGCAGCCCCGGGCCGAGCCGCAGGTGTACGTCGACCACATCCACGCGCCGCTGGTCTCCGTGCGGGAGCAGGCCGCCGTGGTCGTGGCGCGGCTCAGGGAACGCGGCGAGATGAGTTTCCGGGGGCTGATCGAGGAGCTGGGGCCCGACGACACCCTGACCGTCGTGGCGCGCTTCCTGGCGCTCCTGGAGCTGTACCGGGAGAAGGCCGTCGCCCTGGAGCAGGAGGACGCGCTCGGCGAGTTGGTGGTGCGCTGGACGGGCGGCGAGGGCGACGGCGAGCCGACCGTCACCGACGAGTTCGACCGGGCCCCCGAGCCGCAGGAGGAGAAGCGTTGA
- the scpB gene encoding SMC-Scp complex subunit ScpB: MESPVGELRSEVAELALRPALEAVLMVVDEPATEEHLAKVLQRPRRAVAEALRELADEYTAQGRGFELRLVAGGWRYYTRPAYAPAVEGFVLDGQHARLTQAALETLAVVAYRQPVSRSRVSAVRGVNCDGVMRTLLQRGLVAEAGAEPETGAILYRTTNYFLERMGLRGLDELPELAPFLPEAEAIEAETQEGLPSFDPDAPDAPDEKTQTT, from the coding sequence ATGGAGAGCCCGGTCGGGGAGTTGCGGTCCGAGGTCGCCGAGCTGGCGCTGCGGCCCGCCCTGGAAGCCGTCCTCATGGTCGTCGACGAGCCCGCCACCGAGGAACACCTGGCGAAGGTCCTCCAGCGGCCCCGGCGGGCCGTCGCGGAGGCGCTGCGCGAGCTCGCCGACGAGTACACCGCCCAGGGCCGGGGCTTCGAGCTGCGCCTGGTGGCGGGCGGCTGGCGGTACTACACGCGCCCCGCGTACGCGCCCGCGGTCGAGGGCTTCGTCCTGGACGGGCAGCACGCCCGGCTCACCCAGGCGGCCCTGGAGACGCTCGCCGTGGTCGCCTACCGCCAGCCGGTCAGCCGCTCCCGGGTCTCCGCGGTGCGCGGAGTGAACTGCGACGGGGTCATGCGCACCCTGCTCCAGCGGGGTCTGGTGGCGGAGGCGGGCGCGGAACCCGAAACAGGTGCGATCCTGTACAGGACGACGAACTACTTCCTGGAGCGGATGGGCCTGCGCGGCCTGGACGAGCTCCCGGAGCTCGCGCCCTTCCTCCCGGAGGCGGAGGCGATCGAGGCCGAGACGCAGGAAGGACTTCCGTCGTTCGATCCGGACGCGCCCGACGCCCCGGACGAGAAGACGCAGACGACCTAA